One window from the genome of Clostridia bacterium encodes:
- the murA gene encoding UDP-N-acetylglucosamine 1-carboxyvinyltransferase gives MDRIVIRGGYRLGGSVRVSAAKNAVLPILAATLLTADECRIRDIPEIQDVLTMNRLIELLGTEIRRDEDEWIFRTPEVRTSEASYDLVRMMRASILVMGPLLARTGQAVAGLPGGCAIGVRPIDLHLKGFAALGAEISLAHGRVQASVRGRLRGAHIYLDYPSVTATENILMAAVLADGTTTIENAAEEPEVVDLANFLNSMGARVSGAGTRLVRVEGVRELHGTAYTPIPDRIEAGTFLVAAAVTGGWVALENVVPDHLAAVIAKLREAGVAVETEGDRVLAEGPARPLATNVKTLPYPGFPTDMQAPFMSLLTIAQGTSVITETVFENRFRHVEELKRMGARIDIEGPSAIVHGVERLTGAPVTASDLRAGAALVVAGLVAEGETEIAGVHHIDRGYKDLVERLRTLGANIERVSGVPSLQYEE, from the coding sequence GTGGATCGCATCGTGATTCGCGGGGGTTACCGACTGGGAGGGAGCGTGCGCGTAAGCGCCGCGAAGAATGCCGTGCTGCCGATCCTGGCTGCCACGCTGCTGACTGCTGACGAGTGCCGCATTCGCGACATTCCGGAGATTCAAGACGTCTTGACGATGAATCGCTTGATCGAGCTCCTCGGCACGGAGATCCGGCGCGACGAGGACGAGTGGATCTTCCGGACGCCGGAGGTGCGCACCTCCGAAGCCTCATATGACCTTGTCCGCATGATGCGCGCATCCATCCTCGTCATGGGGCCGCTGCTCGCCCGCACCGGCCAGGCCGTCGCGGGCCTGCCGGGAGGATGCGCCATCGGGGTGCGGCCCATCGACCTGCACTTGAAGGGCTTCGCCGCCCTGGGCGCCGAGATTTCGCTCGCGCATGGACGGGTCCAGGCCTCGGTCCGGGGCCGCCTGCGCGGGGCGCACATTTACCTGGACTACCCGAGCGTCACGGCGACGGAGAACATCCTCATGGCCGCCGTGCTGGCGGATGGCACGACCACGATCGAGAACGCCGCCGAAGAGCCGGAGGTCGTCGACCTCGCGAACTTCCTGAACAGCATGGGCGCCCGTGTCAGCGGCGCCGGCACGCGCCTCGTGCGGGTGGAAGGCGTCCGGGAGTTGCACGGCACCGCCTACACGCCGATCCCTGACCGGATCGAGGCCGGCACCTTCCTCGTGGCCGCAGCCGTGACGGGCGGATGGGTGGCGCTGGAGAACGTCGTCCCGGACCACCTCGCCGCGGTGATCGCGAAGCTGCGCGAGGCGGGCGTGGCCGTGGAAACCGAGGGCGACCGCGTGCTGGCCGAGGGGCCGGCGCGGCCGCTCGCGACGAACGTCAAGACGCTGCCCTACCCCGGCTTCCCGACCGACATGCAGGCGCCGTTCATGTCGCTTCTCACGATTGCCCAGGGCACGAGCGTCATCACGGAGACCGTCTTCGAAAACCGCTTCCGCCACGTGGAGGAACTGAAGCGGATGGGGGCCCGCATCGACATCGAGGGGCCGTCCGCCATCGTGCATGGCGTGGAGCGCTTGACGGGGGCGCCCGTGACGGCGAGCGACCTGCGCGCCGGCGCGGCGCTCGTCGTGGCGGGGTTGGTGGCCGAGGGCGAGACGGAGATCGCCGGGGTGCACCACATCGATCGCGGCTACAAGGACCTGGTGGAACGGCTGCGCACGCTCGGCGCGAACATCGAGCGCGTGAGCGGCGTGCCGTCGCTGCAGTACGAGGAATAG
- the spoIID gene encoding stage II sporulation protein D has protein sequence MRRLVLWLLAAALFLAVPAIIVLILRPAGPPPPPEPDVLLYDDASGAYLKLPLETYLAGVVAAEMPASFDLEAMKAQAVVARTYAVRHLRAFGGGGCAAHPPADVCSSPEESQAWLSESELRKRWGREFPAYWRKVNAAVRATRGLIALYGGEPIDAVYFAASGGRTEDARYVWGHVVPYLKSVPSPGERDPYEGATARFTWAEVAARLGIDPDAFLARPPSARFAVLSRTPSGRAFYVRAGAEILRATDVRARLGLRSTWIVAVEADRQGLTLHTKGWGHGVGLSQYGAQAMAERGRDFRAIVRWYYQGVEVEPWTEWAGSTR, from the coding sequence TTGCGCCGTCTCGTGCTGTGGCTGCTCGCCGCGGCCCTCTTCCTCGCCGTCCCCGCGATCATCGTCCTGATCCTGCGGCCCGCCGGCCCTCCGCCGCCGCCGGAGCCGGACGTGCTCCTGTACGACGACGCGAGCGGCGCGTACCTCAAGCTTCCCCTGGAGACGTACCTCGCCGGCGTCGTGGCAGCTGAGATGCCCGCCTCGTTCGACCTCGAAGCGATGAAGGCGCAGGCGGTCGTCGCGCGGACCTACGCGGTGCGGCACCTGCGCGCGTTCGGCGGGGGCGGGTGCGCCGCGCACCCGCCGGCGGACGTCTGCAGCAGCCCCGAAGAGAGCCAGGCCTGGCTTTCGGAGTCCGAGCTGCGGAAACGGTGGGGCAGGGAATTCCCGGCCTACTGGCGCAAGGTGAACGCGGCCGTGCGCGCCACGCGCGGGCTGATCGCGCTGTACGGCGGCGAGCCCATCGACGCCGTCTACTTCGCCGCCTCCGGCGGCCGCACGGAGGACGCGCGGTACGTGTGGGGCCACGTCGTGCCGTACCTGAAGAGTGTGCCCTCGCCGGGCGAGCGCGACCCTTACGAGGGCGCGACGGCGCGCTTCACGTGGGCGGAGGTGGCGGCGCGGCTTGGGATCGACCCGGACGCGTTCCTGGCGCGGCCGCCCTCGGCGCGCTTCGCCGTGCTGTCGCGCACGCCGAGCGGCCGCGCGTTCTACGTCCGCGCGGGCGCGGAGATCCTCAGGGCCACGGACGTGCGGGCCCGGCTCGGCCTCCGTTCGACGTGGATCGTGGCCGTCGAGGCGGACCGTCAAGGCCTGACGCTTCACACGAAAGGCTGGGGTCACGGCGTGGGCCTCTCCCAGTACGGCGCCCAGGCCATGGCGGAGCGCGGGCGGGACTTCCGCGCCATCGTCCGGTGGTACTATCAGGGGGTCGAGGTGGAGCCCTGGACGGAGTGGGCGGGGAGCACGCGGTAG
- a CDS encoding cytidine/deoxycytidylate deaminase family protein: protein MEEARPVRRRPTWDEYFIEMAKLAATRSTCPRRQVGCVLVKDHRVVATGYNGAVRGAPHCEDEGCILVRNGDRESCVRAVHAELNAIVQCAVNGVSSVGCTLVVTDFPCVHCAKAIVQAGVVKVIFLSEYPDPNSAEVLRAGGVELCRAVPVEGGGYRVLPAHSVQGSTSTP, encoded by the coding sequence TCGAGATGGCCAAGCTGGCGGCCACCCGCTCCACCTGCCCGCGGCGGCAGGTCGGTTGCGTGCTCGTCAAGGACCACCGGGTGGTGGCCACGGGCTACAACGGCGCCGTGCGCGGCGCGCCGCACTGCGAGGACGAAGGCTGCATCCTCGTCCGCAACGGCGACCGCGAAAGCTGCGTGCGCGCGGTACACGCGGAGCTGAACGCCATCGTCCAGTGTGCCGTCAACGGCGTCAGCAGCGTGGGCTGCACGCTGGTCGTGACCGACTTTCCGTGCGTGCACTGCGCGAAGGCGATCGTGCAGGCGGGCGTGGTGAAGGTGATCTTCCTCAGCGAGTACCCCGACCCCAACTCGGCCGAGGTGCTGCGCGCCGGGGGCGTCGAACTCTGTCGCGCCGTTCCCGTCGAAGGTGGGGGCTACCGCGTGCTCCCCGCCCACTCCGTCCAGGGCTCCACCTCGACCCCCTGA